AACGTCGAGAAGATCGCAGATCTGCTTCAGCATCTCGCCCACACCGACCCGTTCGCCGGAGGCCACGTTGTAAACGTTGCCGGAAGCGCCCGGAGCGGTCGCCGCGAGAAGGTTCGCCTGGACGACATTGCCGACGTAAACGAAGTCGCGGGACTGGCTGCCATCGCCAAAAATTTTGGGGGTGCGTCCGGAAAGCAAAGCAGTCACGAACAACGGAATCACAGCCGAATACGGGCTGTTGGGATCCTGACGCGGACCGAAGACGTTGAAGTATCGCAGTCGAACTGTTTCCAGGTCGTAACATTGCGCGAAGGACTCGCAGTACAACTCGCCGGCGAGCTTCGCAGCCGCATAGGGCGACAGGGTCTGCGGCACATGGCTTTCCTGTTTCGGCATTTGCGGCCGGTCGCCGTAAGCACTGCTCGAAGCGGCGTAGACTACGCGGCGGACGCCGGCTTTTCGTGCGGCATTCAGAACATTAAGTGTTCCCGTCGCGCAGACATCATGAACTTCGGCCGGCTTCTCGATGCTCAGCGGCACGGAAGCCAGAGCGGCCTGATGGATGACAATCTCACGACCTTCGACGGCTGTGGCCAGCGCCTCGGGATTGCGAATGTCTCCCGGGATGAATTCAAAACCTGTCGGGATCGCATCCAGATTACGCTGGTGGCCGGTGCTCAGGTTATCAAAGACCCGGACATCGTGGCCCTGCTCAACGAGACGGGTAGCGATGTGCGATCCGATAAATCCGGCTCCACCTGTGACGAGGTATCTGGCCATGGAGACTGCTTTCTGGTGCGAACGTCGAGTCAGTAGTGTGTGGAATCTCAGCGAGCGGTTTCACGGACGACCAATAGATCTCCGCGCCACCGGCGGTCGCTGTGAAACCCTAGCTCGCAACCACGGCTCGGTCTGTTGAATTCCCGCAACAGATGCCTTTTCCCGACAGCGCCCGGCCCGCACGACTGATGGGATCGGATCAACGGGAATAATCCTTCCTTCACGTTCCCGGGATGAAGCGGTTTCTCTCCGAACGCCAAAAGAAAAAAAGACACGCCCGTGGGGAAAGGCGTGTCTTTTCGGCAGTCAAAAGATCGTGTAGAGCGGCGGAGTGCGTTCCTGTTTAGCGGCTGCGCCAGTCGTTGAGCTTCGGAGCTTCGCTCCGCTGTTCCAGATCATCGCGATCACCGAGAACAACGGGAATGGTCTGACGTTTGCCGTTGCGAAGAATGATTGCCTGCACGCTCGTCTGGACCGAGGTCAGGCTGACGAGATTGATCAGGTGATTCTCGTCGAGGACTTCCACACCACCGAAGTAGAGGATCACATCGTCGATGATTAACCCGGAGCGGGACGCCGGCGTGTTCTTGTAGACATCGACCACGCGGGCTCCGCGAACACGGTCCAGGCCCATTTTCTGTGCCGTTTCCAGGTCGAAGTCCGGATCGAGCTTCACCCCGAGATAGGCCCGGCGAACTTTGCCATGACTGATGAGCTGCTCGGTGACATAGCGGACGAGGTTGCTGGGAATGCTGAAGCCGATCCCCTCATTGCCGCCGCTGTTGGAGGCGATTGCGGTATTGATGCCGATGACACGGCCGGACAGGTCGATCAGCGGACCGCCACTGTTGCCCGGGTTGATGGCCGCATCGGTTTGCAGGAAGTCCTGATTGATGACGTCACTCGATTCACCCAGTCGCAGCGAGCGGCGTCCCTTGGCCGAGATGATGCCGAATGTGACCGACTGACTGAGGCCGAACGGGCTTCCCTGGGCGAGCACCATATGGCCGATGTTGACCGTGTCACTGTCACCCCAGCGAGCTGGCTGGATGTTGGGCTCATCGATCATCATCACGGCGACATCGGACTTCTCATCGGCCCGAACTTCGGTGGGATGAATCGTGCGGCCATCGTGGAGCTGAATCCGGATGTCATAGACTTCGGCGTCGGCGATCACGTGCCGATT
The genomic region above belongs to Rubinisphaera margarita and contains:
- a CDS encoding SDR family oxidoreductase, giving the protein MARYLVTGGAGFIGSHIATRLVEQGHDVRVFDNLSTGHQRNLDAIPTGFEFIPGDIRNPEALATAVEGREIVIHQAALASVPLSIEKPAEVHDVCATGTLNVLNAARKAGVRRVVYAASSSAYGDRPQMPKQESHVPQTLSPYAAAKLAGELYCESFAQCYDLETVRLRYFNVFGPRQDPNSPYSAVIPLFVTALLSGRTPKIFGDGSQSRDFVYVGNVVQANLLAATAPGASGNVYNVASGERVGVGEMLKQICDLLDVPFAPDFEPPRAGDILHSWADISATTRDLGYVPETGFEEGLRETVLAYRRHLEEEQARASSC
- a CDS encoding S1C family serine protease, with amino-acid sequence MLRHTTLFFSSLFFLLGVILGLTGRESLTQSSVHAEHMTASAVDQMYRQLAVAQSPLGDGSTLLSQIASVTTPSVVHIQSERQSKTGGLVEETGSGVIMTSSQARTPFVVTNRHVIADAEVYDIRIQLHDGRTIHPTEVRADEKSDVAVMMIDEPNIQPARWGDSDTVNIGHMVLAQGSPFGLSQSVTFGIISAKGRRSLRLGESSDVINQDFLQTDAAINPGNSGGPLIDLSGRVIGINTAIASNSGGNEGIGFSIPSNLVRYVTEQLISHGKVRRAYLGVKLDPDFDLETAQKMGLDRVRGARVVDVYKNTPASRSGLIIDDVILYFGGVEVLDENHLINLVSLTSVQTSVQAIILRNGKRQTIPVVLGDRDDLEQRSEAPKLNDWRSR